One Felis catus isolate Fca126 chromosome D1, F.catus_Fca126_mat1.0, whole genome shotgun sequence DNA segment encodes these proteins:
- the LOC105260979 gene encoding small VCP/p97-interacting protein, translating into MGMCFPCPGESAPPSPDLEEKRAKLAEAAERRQKEAASRGILDVRSVEEKRKKKEKIEKQIATSGPPPEGGLRWTVS; encoded by the exons ATGGGGATGTGTTTTCCCTGTCCGGGGGAGTCCGCGCCTCCCTCGCCGGACCTG gaagagaaaagagcaaagctTGCAGAGgctgcagagagaagacagaaggag GCTGCATCTCGGGGCATTTTGGATGTTCGGTctgtggaagaaaagagaaagaaaaaggaaaaaatagaaaaacaaattgctACATCTGGGCCCCCACCAGAAGGTGGACTTAGG tgGACAGTTTCATAA